The proteins below are encoded in one region of Gemmatimonadota bacterium:
- a CDS encoding NAD(P)/FAD-dependent oxidoreductase, producing MARPVDVGQVALAPDDLDADWDVIVVGSGPAGSTAACWLARAGARVLVLERAAFPRDKACGDLLIPDALAALDRLGVRSRVTRVGHAVPRLRVSSARGVTFDVPSDLVGLPRLQLDALLAAEAVASGARVARGRVERVRAHERGVEVHVAPAPGADPVRLGARFVLLATGADTMLAEQVGMIERPAPSAVALRKYVTADVDLPDPIISFDRAVLPGYAWIFPLGARRFNVGVGLFFDERRKHDVAGRASELRAVLGRFLAENPEGRRLAAATREESPVRGARLRTGLTGTQPLDRSGRILAVGETVGTTYPFTGEGIGKAMESAELAAEVVQAALADGAARTATYPGTLNATLRARYDGYRTAERWLGRAWVGDLVSWRVRRSGRLRRAAEDVLAERTDPGTIFSPWTLVRSLFG from the coding sequence ATGGCTCGACCGGTGGACGTGGGCCAGGTGGCGCTGGCCCCCGACGACCTCGACGCCGACTGGGACGTGATCGTGGTCGGGTCGGGGCCGGCGGGCTCCACCGCGGCCTGCTGGCTGGCCCGGGCGGGTGCCCGCGTCCTGGTGCTGGAGCGCGCCGCCTTCCCGCGCGACAAGGCCTGTGGCGACCTGCTGATCCCGGACGCGCTGGCGGCCCTGGACCGCCTGGGCGTGCGGTCCCGGGTCACCCGGGTCGGGCACGCCGTTCCACGGCTTCGGGTCTCGAGCGCGCGGGGGGTCACGTTCGACGTGCCGTCCGACCTGGTGGGGCTGCCCCGACTGCAGCTGGACGCGCTGTTGGCCGCCGAGGCCGTGGCGTCCGGAGCGCGGGTGGCGCGGGGGCGGGTGGAGCGCGTGCGCGCACACGAACGCGGGGTGGAGGTCCACGTCGCGCCCGCTCCCGGGGCCGACCCCGTGCGGCTGGGCGCGCGCTTCGTCCTGCTGGCCACCGGGGCCGATACCATGCTCGCCGAACAGGTGGGCATGATCGAGCGGCCGGCGCCGTCCGCGGTGGCGCTGCGCAAGTACGTCACGGCGGACGTGGACCTGCCGGATCCCATCATCTCGTTCGACCGCGCCGTGTTGCCCGGCTACGCCTGGATCTTCCCGCTCGGGGCGCGGCGCTTCAACGTGGGCGTGGGCCTCTTCTTCGACGAGCGGCGCAAGCACGACGTGGCGGGCCGGGCGTCGGAGCTGCGGGCGGTGCTGGGCCGGTTCCTGGCGGAGAACCCGGAGGGCCGCCGGCTGGCGGCGGCCACGCGGGAGGAGAGCCCGGTGCGGGGCGCCCGGCTGCGCACGGGACTGACGGGCACGCAGCCGCTCGACCGTAGCGGAAGGATCCTCGCCGTGGGGGAGACGGTCGGCACCACCTACCCCTTCACGGGGGAGGGGATCGGCAAGGCGATGGAGTCGGCCGAGCTGGCGGCGGAGGTCGTACAGGCGGCCCTGGCGGACGGTGCAGCCCGGACGGCGACCTACCCCGGCACGCTGAACGCGACGTTGCGGGCCCGCTACGACGGGTACCGGACCGCGGAGCGGTGGTTGGGGCGCGCCTGGGTGGGGGACCTGGTCTCGTGGCGCGTGCGCCGCAGCGGGCGCCTGCGCCGGGCGGCCGAGGACGTCCTCGCGGAGCGCACCGACCCCGGGACCATCTTCTCCCCATGGACGCTGGTGCGTTCGCTCTTCGGATGA
- the aroF gene encoding 3-deoxy-7-phosphoheptulonate synthase translates to MIAVLDKGCSLKQKADILRFVENAGFRVQISELDTESLIGVIGPGATAIAGDLAALPGVREIRPVAPPYPLVSRAAHGGPGRVRVGDVTFGEKAVVVIAGPCAVESREQILEAARSLKRSGAMLLRGGAFKPRSSPYSFQGLGQEGLDLLAEARAETGLGIVTEVVAPEDLAQVADTADMLQIGARNMQNFRLLSAVGELRTPVLLKRGMMATTDELLLAAEYVVAAGNSRVVLCERGIRTYETATRNTLDLAAVPVLKERTHLPVIVDPSHAAGRREWVGALSRAAVAAGADGLIIEVHPRPEEALSDGRQSLTLDAFADLMGELEQISRAVGRELAR, encoded by the coding sequence ATGATCGCGGTGCTGGACAAGGGGTGCTCGCTGAAGCAGAAAGCGGATATCCTGCGATTCGTCGAGAACGCCGGCTTCCGCGTGCAGATCAGCGAGCTGGACACGGAGAGCCTGATCGGCGTGATCGGCCCCGGTGCCACCGCCATCGCGGGGGATCTGGCCGCGCTGCCGGGCGTGCGCGAGATCCGACCCGTGGCCCCGCCCTATCCCCTGGTGTCCCGCGCCGCCCACGGCGGGCCCGGTCGCGTGCGCGTGGGCGACGTGACGTTCGGCGAGAAGGCGGTGGTGGTCATCGCCGGACCCTGCGCCGTCGAGTCGCGCGAGCAGATCCTGGAAGCGGCCCGAAGCCTCAAGCGCTCGGGCGCGATGCTCCTGCGTGGCGGTGCCTTCAAGCCACGCAGCTCGCCGTACAGCTTCCAGGGGTTGGGACAGGAGGGGCTCGACCTGCTGGCGGAGGCGCGGGCGGAGACCGGTCTGGGCATCGTCACGGAGGTGGTGGCGCCGGAGGACCTCGCGCAGGTGGCCGATACGGCCGACATGCTGCAGATCGGCGCGCGCAACATGCAGAACTTCCGCCTGTTGTCGGCGGTAGGCGAGCTGCGCACGCCGGTGCTGCTCAAGCGCGGCATGATGGCCACCACGGACGAGCTGCTGCTCGCGGCCGAGTATGTCGTGGCCGCCGGCAACTCCCGCGTGGTGCTGTGCGAGCGCGGCATCCGCACGTATGAGACGGCCACCCGCAACACGCTCGACCTGGCCGCCGTACCCGTGCTCAAGGAGCGCACCCACCTGCCCGTGATCGTCGACCCCAGCCATGCGGCCGGACGCCGCGAATGGGTGGGCGCGCTGTCGCGCGCGGCTGTGGCGGCCGGCGCGGACGGGCTGATCATCGAGGTGCATCCACGCCCGGAGGAGGCGCTCTCCGACGGGCGGCAATCGCTCACGTTGGACGCGTTCGCCGACCTGATGGGCGAGCTGGAGCAGATCTCACGCGCGGTCGGGCGGGAATTGGCGCGTTGA
- a CDS encoding TonB-dependent receptor plug domain-containing protein, whose product MASSRPLRFRALLALLAALVAPSALRAQALDLRGRVVDMESGDGVADVLLRAAGTRAEALTDADGRFLLRGLPAGERLLVLEHLAYGSHQQVVDVGTSALELEIRISREAIAIEPVVVEVMTPERRQRLARGSSQHVVDEEMIQRAIGTSRHLGDLLRQTVPGIRVRQANNLSGTDVCLEFRSAQSISLLDRGCQHPAVYLDGVPISNPNFLYGMLALNTIEQLEVIPPGEAGARYGTGSLYGVILISTQTPGLERPAGGTDLGPPMPLRSPSESHFDWSQDPEGHHTRRAFLGTALGNAAGVAAGAIVAGQCVGIDAKEEIVTECGTGGTALAVTTAVLIPTVAAALSARWSGGTERSVGRFGPAALGAAVALIPGYAFALSTEGAGEADFANALGYGLLFAVVPTIVTGADRLFRKLRGAEAIDPR is encoded by the coding sequence ATGGCTTCCTCCCGACCCCTTCGCTTCCGGGCCCTTCTGGCCCTCCTCGCGGCGCTGGTCGCCCCCAGCGCGCTCCGGGCCCAGGCGCTCGACCTTCGCGGTCGGGTCGTGGACATGGAAAGCGGCGACGGCGTGGCCGACGTGCTCCTGCGGGCCGCGGGCACGCGAGCCGAGGCCCTCACCGACGCGGACGGCCGCTTCCTCCTCAGGGGTTTGCCGGCCGGGGAGCGGCTGCTGGTCCTGGAGCACCTGGCCTACGGCTCCCATCAGCAGGTCGTCGACGTCGGGACGTCCGCCCTCGAGCTCGAGATCCGGATCTCCCGCGAAGCGATCGCCATCGAGCCCGTGGTGGTCGAGGTCATGACCCCCGAACGGCGGCAGCGGCTGGCCCGGGGGTCGAGCCAGCACGTCGTGGACGAGGAGATGATCCAGCGCGCGATCGGCACCAGCCGGCACCTGGGCGATCTGCTGCGCCAGACCGTCCCGGGCATCCGCGTGCGCCAGGCCAACAACCTGAGCGGCACGGACGTGTGCCTGGAGTTCCGCTCGGCCCAGAGCATCTCGCTGCTGGATCGCGGCTGTCAGCATCCGGCCGTCTACCTGGACGGTGTGCCCATCTCCAACCCGAACTTCCTCTACGGCATGCTGGCGCTCAACACCATCGAGCAGCTCGAGGTCATCCCGCCCGGGGAGGCCGGCGCCCGCTACGGGACGGGCTCGCTCTACGGCGTGATCCTCATCAGCACGCAGACGCCCGGTCTGGAGCGACCGGCGGGCGGCACGGATCTCGGACCGCCGATGCCGCTCCGGAGCCCGTCCGAGAGCCACTTCGACTGGTCCCAGGATCCGGAGGGGCATCACACCCGGCGCGCCTTCCTCGGCACGGCGCTCGGGAACGCGGCGGGCGTGGCAGCCGGGGCGATCGTGGCCGGCCAGTGCGTGGGCATCGACGCCAAGGAGGAGATCGTCACCGAGTGCGGGACGGGCGGCACCGCCCTGGCCGTCACCACGGCGGTGCTGATCCCCACCGTGGCCGCCGCCCTCTCCGCCCGCTGGAGTGGAGGAACCGAGCGGTCCGTGGGCCGCTTCGGCCCCGCGGCGCTGGGTGCCGCCGTGGCGCTGATCCCGGGCTACGCCTTCGCGCTGTCGACGGAGGGAGCCGGCGAGGCGGACTTCGCCAACGCGCTCGGCTACGGACTGCTGTTCGCCGTGGTCCCCACGATCGTCACAGGGGCCGATCGCCTCTTCCGCAAGCTGCGCGGCGCCGAGGCGATCGACCCCCGTTGA
- a CDS encoding endonuclease/exonuclease/phosphatase family protein encodes MRGAASLGVALAAGALACAAGSATMRGRGEGESVRVLVYNIHAGKDAGGAENLARIGALLRERAPDLVLLQEVDRGTVRSGHVDQLAVLARESGLHAVFGRTLDYDGGAYGIAVLSRWPVLADTVRTLPVDPPQARAGGSYEPRGILEVRVEAPGGALTVLNTHLDASVDDAYRWQEVQAVLAVAQAAAEETGGRVLLGGDFNAEPGSRVVAAPGAAGFVDAFGDCGRGSPLTYPARQPTKRIDYLWLGSAFRCIGAEVLGSEASDHRPVLFDLVPVAR; translated from the coding sequence TTGAGAGGAGCCGCGTCGCTGGGCGTTGCGCTCGCCGCGGGCGCGCTCGCCTGCGCCGCGGGCAGCGCTACGATGCGGGGCAGGGGAGAGGGGGAGTCCGTGCGCGTGCTCGTCTACAACATCCACGCGGGCAAGGACGCCGGGGGCGCGGAGAACCTCGCGCGCATCGGCGCCCTCCTCCGCGAGCGCGCACCCGACCTGGTGTTGCTCCAGGAGGTGGACCGCGGCACGGTGCGCTCCGGCCACGTCGACCAGCTCGCCGTGCTCGCGCGCGAGAGCGGTCTCCACGCCGTCTTCGGACGCACGCTGGACTACGACGGTGGCGCCTACGGCATCGCGGTGCTGTCGCGCTGGCCCGTGCTCGCGGACACCGTGCGGACGCTGCCGGTCGACCCGCCGCAGGCGCGTGCCGGTGGATCCTACGAGCCGCGGGGCATCCTCGAAGTACGGGTGGAGGCGCCCGGAGGTGCGCTCACGGTGCTCAACACGCACCTGGACGCGTCGGTGGACGACGCCTACCGCTGGCAGGAGGTGCAGGCCGTCCTCGCCGTCGCACAGGCCGCGGCCGAGGAGACCGGCGGGCGTGTGCTGCTCGGAGGCGACTTCAACGCGGAGCCGGGCAGCCGGGTGGTGGCGGCACCGGGAGCAGCGGGATTCGTGGACGCCTTCGGCGACTGCGGCCGCGGCAGCCCGCTCACCTACCCTGCGCGCCAGCCCACGAAGCGCATCGACTATCTGTGGTTGGGAAGCGCCTTCCGGTGCATCGGCGCCGAGGTGCTGGGTTCCGAGGCCTCCGACCATCGGCCCGTGCTCTTCGACCTCGTGCCGGTGGCGCGCTGA
- the trpA gene encoding tryptophan synthase subunit alpha, whose product MSADLRLDGGARLEAAIAVARQHGRPALVGYVTGGFPDPDAFVDLLPGVAAEVDILEVGVPFSDPMADGVTIQRASERALAAGTTLAGLLDGLERVGLERPVVLMSYLNPVLQMGFDAFAARAAAVGVAGLIVPDVPWEESEELRAALDPAGVALVQLVTPLTPPERLARLCAASQGFVYAVTMTGTTGRAVADQRAEVGAYLDRVRATSPRPVLAGFGIRTPEDVRALGEHADGVIVGSAVVEAIERGDDAPALLRSLRGGRA is encoded by the coding sequence GTGAGCGCGGATCTCCGGTTGGACGGAGGGGCGCGGCTGGAGGCGGCCATCGCGGTCGCCCGCCAGCACGGGCGTCCCGCCCTGGTGGGGTACGTGACGGGCGGCTTCCCCGACCCCGACGCCTTCGTGGACTTGCTGCCCGGCGTGGCCGCCGAGGTCGACATCCTCGAGGTGGGCGTGCCTTTCTCCGATCCGATGGCGGATGGGGTCACCATCCAGCGGGCCTCCGAGCGCGCCCTGGCGGCGGGGACCACCCTGGCGGGCCTGCTGGACGGGCTCGAGCGCGTGGGCCTGGAGCGGCCGGTGGTCTTGATGAGCTACCTGAATCCCGTGCTCCAGATGGGGTTCGACGCCTTCGCGGCGCGGGCGGCGGCGGTAGGGGTGGCGGGGTTGATCGTGCCGGACGTGCCCTGGGAGGAGTCGGAGGAGCTGCGCGCCGCGCTGGACCCGGCCGGAGTCGCCCTCGTCCAGCTGGTCACGCCCCTCACTCCGCCGGAGCGGCTGGCCCGGCTGTGTGCGGCCAGCCAGGGCTTCGTCTACGCCGTCACCATGACCGGCACCACCGGGCGGGCCGTGGCCGACCAGCGGGCGGAGGTCGGAGCCTACCTGGACCGGGTGCGGGCCACCTCGCCCCGGCCGGTGCTGGCGGGATTCGGGATCCGGACCCCGGAGGACGTGCGGGCCTTGGGCGAGCACGCCGATGGTGTGATCGTCGGGAGCGCGGTGGTGGAGGCCATCGAGCGCGGAGACGACGCACCGGCGTTGCTCCGGTCACTTCGGGGAGGACGGGCATGA
- a CDS encoding di-heme oxidoredictase family protein codes for MPGLDASQLERFRAGQALFGRIFTEADGLGPRFNENACNACHTDPADGGTGEQLVVKAAHQAADGTCDVLAAQGGENVRAKVTPRAAALGAAPAGTPAEANTRGRINTPFLFGVGLMDLIPLADLEARADPDDRDGDGISGRLGQDGQGRPARFGRKSGTATLAGFVDEAFRFEMGLTTAMVPDEAQAGDRPGLPEGADPTGEPEVDEGTASLVTDFVRWLAPPAPGTASPADEEAVRQGEALFEGLGCARCHTPQQRTAASAPPPLAGRTFALYSDLLLHDMGPDLESACTAGATATEHRTEPLIGLRYRRRFLHDGRATRVRDAILAHGGEAEAARTAFAALDRVTQEAVLRFLGTL; via the coding sequence GTGCCCGGCCTCGACGCCTCGCAACTGGAGCGCTTCCGGGCCGGCCAGGCGCTCTTCGGTCGGATCTTCACCGAAGCGGACGGCCTCGGGCCCCGCTTCAACGAGAACGCCTGCAACGCCTGCCACACGGATCCGGCGGACGGGGGGACGGGGGAGCAGTTGGTGGTGAAGGCCGCCCATCAGGCCGCGGACGGCACATGTGACGTGCTGGCCGCCCAGGGCGGAGAGAACGTGCGGGCCAAGGTCACCCCGCGGGCGGCCGCCCTGGGCGCCGCTCCGGCCGGGACGCCCGCGGAGGCCAACACCCGCGGGCGGATCAACACCCCGTTCCTGTTCGGGGTCGGCCTCATGGACCTGATCCCCCTGGCGGACCTGGAGGCGCGGGCCGACCCCGACGACCGGGACGGGGACGGTATCTCCGGGCGGTTGGGTCAGGACGGGCAGGGACGCCCCGCCCGCTTCGGACGCAAGTCGGGCACGGCCACCCTGGCGGGGTTCGTGGACGAGGCCTTCCGGTTCGAGATGGGCCTCACCACCGCGATGGTCCCGGACGAAGCCCAGGCCGGCGACCGGCCCGGCCTCCCCGAGGGGGCCGATCCGACCGGAGAGCCCGAGGTGGATGAGGGCACGGCCTCGCTGGTGACCGACTTCGTGCGCTGGCTGGCTCCGCCGGCGCCCGGGACCGCCTCGCCGGCCGACGAGGAGGCCGTGCGGCAGGGGGAGGCGCTGTTCGAGGGGCTGGGGTGTGCCCGTTGCCATACGCCGCAGCAGCGGACCGCAGCCAGCGCTCCACCTCCCCTCGCGGGGCGCACTTTCGCGCTGTACTCCGACCTGCTCCTCCATGACATGGGGCCGGATCTGGAGAGCGCGTGCACCGCCGGCGCCACGGCTACGGAGCACCGGACCGAGCCGCTCATCGGGCTGCGCTACCGCCGCCGGTTCCTCCACGACGGTCGGGCCACCCGCGTCCGGGATGCGATCCTCGCGCACGGCGGAGAGGCGGAGGCGGCCCGCACGGCGTTCGCCGCGCTCGATCGGGTGACCCAGGAGGCCGTGCTCCGCTTCCTGGGCACGCTCTGA
- a CDS encoding SusC/RagA family TonB-linked outer membrane protein, whose amino-acid sequence MDTRLVRVLVRLCVLVAGLAFAGTSAIEAQQAMGNIRGQVTDAVTMRPLSGAQVLVVGTGRGGLANSSGQYLILNVPTGSHVVRVELIGYGLVEQQVTVAAGQTVALDFTMGQQALELDEIVVTGTAGQTQRRAIGNSVQKVEAAAVTESVPVANVQELLQARTPGLTLIADGGAAGSGSQIRLRGSGSLSGQTQPVVFVDGVRIESGNQSGQCNNVVQCTNALDFLNPNDIESIEVIKGPAASTLYGAQAASGVIQIITKKGRAGTGIQWNASMDAGTSDWNLDRPITYWQCTQANVNDAVRYPGCQGLAAGTVLTDDPMTRNPNAVRGNEGSSDPNGPGQYAFNVSARGGGELFNYFISAEKGDEQGIFLNNFARRTGGRANFGFTPTEKLNFNVNVGYVRQHIRSPLSNNSSNSVLRNAYRGQTLAVSHTWEPGFRGFGPELANQYDLQNRGERFTMGATVNYEPFPWLSNRLVLGMDRNDREVTEFYPIDGTGLAPWGATNATGVIDIFLPDVHTWTVDYSGTVNLDLSDDYSSAFSAGMQLNSRKFESYTTIGEGLVASQINLVGSAANTRAQQDLEQQTSLGFFVQEQVGWRNRLFATAAVRVDDNSAFGKDFSLVVYPKAQLSYVVSDEDFFQVDWIDQLKLRGAWGQAGSPPEPFVADRTYDAGVTTLADQAVNLLRPSSYGNPDLKAETGSELELGFEASFLDGRLGLDFTYYNQKTRDALIEVPDPPSSGFSDTHFTNVGEIANSGIEMLLTATPVYTRNLQWDATVAFSTNSNELVTFGDAPLTQIEFGEFATVQRHIPGYPMGGMWSTDVVRDASGQPVLTSSGGVTVATEKEYVGPSLPTREIALTNTFTLFENVRLFANLDYKGGHYQWCAICSVRSRVDLNTKLINDPNSDPVDVAIARSLQTKTWIKEADFIKLREISATYQLPGGVVERAGLNSAALTLSARNLWMWTKYKFDQEGLGSPDPEVNFSSLTTFNRTDYASIPMLRTFALSVRVAF is encoded by the coding sequence ATGGACACACGCCTTGTCCGTGTGCTCGTGCGTCTGTGCGTGCTGGTCGCGGGTCTCGCGTTCGCGGGTACTTCGGCGATCGAAGCGCAGCAGGCCATGGGCAACATTCGAGGCCAGGTCACCGACGCGGTGACCATGCGCCCGCTGTCGGGTGCGCAGGTCCTCGTGGTCGGCACCGGCCGCGGGGGTCTGGCCAACAGCAGCGGTCAGTATCTGATCCTCAACGTTCCCACGGGCTCGCACGTGGTGCGGGTCGAGCTCATCGGCTACGGCCTCGTCGAGCAGCAGGTGACGGTGGCCGCGGGCCAGACGGTGGCGCTCGACTTCACCATGGGCCAGCAGGCGCTCGAGCTCGACGAGATCGTCGTGACGGGCACGGCCGGTCAGACACAGCGACGCGCCATCGGCAACTCCGTGCAGAAGGTGGAGGCCGCGGCAGTCACCGAGTCCGTGCCGGTCGCCAACGTGCAGGAGCTGCTCCAGGCCCGCACGCCCGGTCTCACGCTCATCGCCGACGGCGGCGCCGCCGGGTCGGGCTCGCAGATCCGCCTGCGCGGGTCGGGCTCCCTGTCGGGGCAGACGCAGCCCGTGGTCTTCGTGGACGGCGTCCGCATCGAGAGCGGGAACCAGAGCGGTCAGTGCAACAACGTGGTGCAGTGCACCAACGCGCTGGACTTCCTCAACCCGAACGACATCGAGTCGATCGAGGTGATCAAGGGGCCCGCCGCGTCGACGCTGTACGGCGCGCAGGCCGCCTCCGGCGTGATCCAGATCATCACCAAGAAGGGCCGTGCCGGGACGGGCATCCAGTGGAACGCCAGCATGGACGCCGGCACCTCCGACTGGAATCTGGACCGGCCCATCACCTACTGGCAGTGCACGCAGGCCAACGTCAACGACGCGGTCCGGTACCCGGGCTGTCAGGGCCTGGCGGCCGGGACGGTGCTGACGGACGATCCCATGACGCGCAATCCCAACGCGGTGCGCGGCAACGAGGGGTCGAGCGACCCGAACGGCCCCGGCCAGTACGCGTTCAACGTGTCGGCCCGGGGGGGTGGTGAGCTGTTCAACTACTTCATCTCGGCCGAGAAGGGCGACGAGCAGGGCATCTTCCTGAACAACTTCGCCCGCCGGACCGGTGGCCGCGCCAACTTCGGGTTCACGCCGACGGAGAAGCTCAACTTCAACGTCAACGTGGGCTATGTGCGCCAGCACATCCGCTCGCCGCTGTCCAACAACTCGTCCAACTCCGTGCTCCGGAACGCGTACCGTGGGCAGACCCTGGCGGTCAGCCACACGTGGGAGCCGGGCTTCCGTGGCTTCGGGCCCGAGCTGGCCAACCAGTACGACCTGCAGAACCGCGGTGAGCGCTTCACCATGGGTGCCACGGTCAACTACGAGCCGTTCCCGTGGCTGTCCAACCGGCTGGTGCTGGGCATGGACCGGAACGACCGCGAGGTCACCGAGTTCTATCCCATCGACGGGACCGGCCTGGCTCCGTGGGGCGCGACCAATGCGACCGGCGTCATCGACATCTTCCTGCCGGACGTGCACACCTGGACGGTCGACTACTCGGGCACCGTCAATCTCGACCTGAGCGACGATTACAGCTCCGCCTTCAGCGCGGGCATGCAGCTCAACTCGCGCAAGTTCGAGTCCTACACCACCATCGGTGAAGGCCTCGTGGCCAGCCAGATCAACCTGGTGGGCTCGGCGGCCAACACACGGGCACAGCAGGACCTGGAGCAGCAGACCTCCCTGGGCTTCTTCGTCCAGGAGCAGGTGGGCTGGCGGAACCGACTGTTCGCCACTGCGGCCGTGCGCGTCGACGACAACTCGGCGTTCGGGAAGGACTTCTCGCTGGTGGTCTACCCCAAGGCCCAGCTCTCCTACGTCGTCTCCGACGAGGACTTCTTCCAGGTCGACTGGATCGACCAGCTGAAGCTGCGCGGTGCCTGGGGTCAGGCGGGCAGCCCGCCGGAGCCGTTCGTGGCCGACCGCACCTATGACGCGGGCGTGACCACGCTGGCCGATCAGGCCGTGAACCTGCTGCGGCCGTCTTCGTACGGGAACCCGGACCTGAAGGCCGAGACCGGCTCCGAGCTGGAGCTGGGCTTCGAGGCGTCGTTCCTGGACGGGCGCCTGGGCCTGGATTTCACGTACTACAACCAGAAGACGCGCGACGCCCTCATCGAGGTGCCGGATCCGCCGTCGTCGGGCTTCAGCGACACGCACTTCACCAACGTGGGTGAGATCGCCAACAGCGGGATCGAGATGCTGCTGACGGCGACGCCGGTGTACACCCGCAACCTGCAGTGGGACGCGACGGTCGCGTTCTCCACCAACAGCAACGAGCTGGTCACGTTCGGTGACGCGCCGCTCACGCAGATCGAGTTCGGCGAGTTCGCCACGGTGCAGCGTCACATCCCGGGCTACCCGATGGGCGGCATGTGGAGCACCGACGTGGTCCGCGACGCTTCCGGTCAGCCGGTGCTGACGTCCAGCGGCGGCGTGACGGTTGCGACGGAGAAGGAGTACGTGGGACCGTCGCTGCCCACGCGCGAGATCGCGCTGACCAACACGTTCACGCTGTTCGAGAACGTCCGGCTCTTCGCGAACCTGGACTACAAGGGCGGCCACTATCAGTGGTGCGCCATCTGCTCGGTCCGGAGCCGCGTGGACCTGAACACGAAGCTGATCAACGATCCCAACTCGGATCCGGTGGACGTCGCCATCGCGCGCAGCCTCCAGACCAAGACCTGGATCAAGGAAGCGGACTTCATCAAGCTGCGTGAGATCTCGGCGACCTATCAGCTCCCCGGTGGTGTGGTGGAGCGCGCCGGCCTGAACTCCGCGGCGCTGACGCTGTCGGCCCGCAATCTGTGGATGTGGACGAAGTACAAGTTCGACCAGGAAGGGCTGGGCTCGCCCGACCCCGAGGTCAACTTCAGCTCGCTGACGACCTTCAACCGCACCGACTACGCATCGATCCCCATGCTCCGCACGTTCGCGCTCAGCGTGCGCGTGGCGTTCTGA